One window of the Strix uralensis isolate ZFMK-TIS-50842 chromosome 3, bStrUra1, whole genome shotgun sequence genome contains the following:
- the DNAJC27 gene encoding dnaJ homolog subfamily C member 27 isoform X2 yields MEANPPKRKETRKSLRIKVISMGNAEVGKSCIIKRYCEKRFVPKYLATIGIDYGVTKVQVRDREIKVNIFDMAGHPFFYEVRNEFYKDTQGVILVYDVGQKESFDALDAWLAEMKQELGPHGNMENIVFVVCANKIDCTKHRSVDESEGRLWAESRGFLYFETSAQTGEGINEMFQTFYSAIIDLCDNGGKRPPSSVGVGFTKEQADAIRRIRNSKDSWDMLGVKPGATRDEVNKAYRKLAVLLHPDKCVAPGSEDAFKAVVNARTALLKNIK; encoded by the exons atGGAGGCGAATCCGCCGAAGCGGAAGGAGACGCGCAAATCGCTGAGGATTAAAGTCATCTCCATGGGCAACGCGGAGGTGGGCAAG agCTGCATTATAAAGCGTTACTGTGAGAAGAGGTTTGTTCCCAAATACCTGGCAACTATTGGTATCGACTACGGCGTCACAAA GGTGCAGGTCAGAGACCGAGAGATCAAGGTGAACATCTTTGACATGGCGGGGCACCCATTCTTCTACGAG GTGAGGAACGAGTTTTACAAGGACACGCAGGGAGTCATCCTGGTCTACGACGTCGGACAAAAGGAGTCTTTCGACGCGCTAGACGCGTGGCTGGCTGAGATGAAGCAGGAGCTGGGCCCCCATGGGAACATGGAGAACATTGTCTTCGTTGTCTGCGCGAACAAG ATCGACTGCACCAAGCACCGCAGCGTGGATGAAAGCGAGGGGCGACTCTGGGCAGAGAGCCGGGGCTTTCTTTACTTTGAGACATCGGCACAAACAGGAGAAGGAATCAATGAGATGTTTCAG ACTTTTTACTCCGCCATCATCGACCTGTGTGACAACGGTGGGAAACGCCCTCCTTCCAGTGTGGGGGTCGGCTTCACCAAAGAGCAGGCCGATGCCATTCGCAGGATCCGCAACAGCAAGGACAGTTGGGACATGCTGGGGGTCAAACCCGGAGCCACAAG gGACGAAGTGAACAAAGCCTATCGGAAGCTGGCCGTGCTGCTCCACCCCGATAAATGCGTGGCTCCTGGCAGCGAAGACGCCTTCAAAGCAGTGGTGAACGCCCGGACCGCGCTTCTCAAAAACATCAAGTAG
- the DNAJC27 gene encoding dnaJ homolog subfamily C member 27 isoform X1 codes for MEANPPKRKETRKSLRIKVISMGNAEVGKSCIIKRYCEKRFVPKYLATIGIDYGVTKVQVRDREIKVNIFDMAGHPFFYEVRNEFYKDTQGVILVYDVGQKESFDALDAWLAEMKQELGPHGNMENIVFVVCANKIDCTKHRSVDESEGRLWAESRGFLYFETSAQTGEGINEMFQTFYSAIIDLCDNGGKRPPSSVGVGFTKEQADAIRRIRNSKDSWDMLGVKPGATRDEVNKAYRKLAVLLHPDKCVAPGSEDAFKAVVNARTALLKNINWLWPRLVVKSCPQG; via the exons atGGAGGCGAATCCGCCGAAGCGGAAGGAGACGCGCAAATCGCTGAGGATTAAAGTCATCTCCATGGGCAACGCGGAGGTGGGCAAG agCTGCATTATAAAGCGTTACTGTGAGAAGAGGTTTGTTCCCAAATACCTGGCAACTATTGGTATCGACTACGGCGTCACAAA GGTGCAGGTCAGAGACCGAGAGATCAAGGTGAACATCTTTGACATGGCGGGGCACCCATTCTTCTACGAG GTGAGGAACGAGTTTTACAAGGACACGCAGGGAGTCATCCTGGTCTACGACGTCGGACAAAAGGAGTCTTTCGACGCGCTAGACGCGTGGCTGGCTGAGATGAAGCAGGAGCTGGGCCCCCATGGGAACATGGAGAACATTGTCTTCGTTGTCTGCGCGAACAAG ATCGACTGCACCAAGCACCGCAGCGTGGATGAAAGCGAGGGGCGACTCTGGGCAGAGAGCCGGGGCTTTCTTTACTTTGAGACATCGGCACAAACAGGAGAAGGAATCAATGAGATGTTTCAG ACTTTTTACTCCGCCATCATCGACCTGTGTGACAACGGTGGGAAACGCCCTCCTTCCAGTGTGGGGGTCGGCTTCACCAAAGAGCAGGCCGATGCCATTCGCAGGATCCGCAACAGCAAGGACAGTTGGGACATGCTGGGGGTCAAACCCGGAGCCACAAG gGACGAAGTGAACAAAGCCTATCGGAAGCTGGCCGTGCTGCTCCACCCCGATAAATGCGTGGCTCCTGGCAGCGAAGACGCCTTCAAAGCAGTGGTGAACGCCCGGACCGCGCTTCTCAAAAACATCAA ctgGCTCTGGCCGAGGTTGGTGGTGAAGAGCTGCCCTCAAGGGTGA
- the ADCY3 gene encoding adenylate cyclase type 3 isoform X1: protein MPRNRAFSEPECSAEYSADYSVSLPSDPEHGVGRTHEVTVRSSGPCLCLPRFMRLTFAPESLENLYQTYFRRQRHETLLVLVVFAALFDCYVLVMCAVVYAADKLAPVLAAVAGLVAHVLLFILCKYRLLPERVARRFLPYVLWVLILAQIFCYLGLNFSRSPEASDTVGWQAFFVFSFFITLPLRLAPIVLITAVSCGIHTLVLGVTVAQQRQDALDEGALLRQILSNVAIYLCAITVGTMSYYMADRKHRKAFLEARQSLEVKLNLEEQSQQQERLMLSILPKHVADEMLKDMKKDPSQKEMQQFNTMYMYRHENVSILFADIVGFTQLSSSCSAQELVKLLNELFARFDKLAAKYHQLRIKILGDCYYCICGLPEYREDHAVCSIMMGLAMVEAISYVREKTKTAVDMRVGVHSGTVLGGVLGQKRWQYDVWSTDVTVANKMEAGGIPGRVHISQSTMDCLKGEFEVEPGEGGSRCEYLKEKGIVTYLVVVPKQPLRNGINGVKLSLTSSRGGSPPLVNTKERNGSLSLACASPEEPEEPDARVRGALESGEEDGEAVNPSFPNPRRRLRLRDLAERVIDASQNEQELNKLLNEALLERESVQALKGKSTFRLSMRFIDPEMETRYSVEKEKQSGAAFSCSCVVLFFTALVEVFIDPWLVANYVTFVVGEILLLILTLCSLAAIFPRVFPKKLVAFSTWIDRTRWARNTWAMAAIIIVTMADIVDMLSCRQDHGGTGNGTAGPPWPDGCREQPKYYSYIALLALVATIMLVQVSHMVKLTLMVLITGATGAVNIYAWEHIFDQYDRRRGQQSTRSSLVPSKYSMTAMIFIVMLSFYYFSRHVEKLARTLFLWKIDVHDQKERVYEMRRWNEALVTNMLPEHVARHFLGSKKRDEELYSQSYDEIGVMFASLPNFADFYTEESINNGGIECLRFLNEIISDFDALLDEPQFRCITKIKTIGSTYMAASGVTPDANANGYSAKKETLSDKERWQHLADLADFALAMKVTLMNINYQSFNNFMLRIGMNKGAVLAGVIGARKPHYDIWGNTVNVASRMESTGVMGNIQVVEETHLILKEYGFRFVRRGAIYVKGKGELLTFFLKGREKQGSFVNGSSVTLPHQVVDNS from the exons ATGCCCCGGAACAGGGCTTTTTCAGAGCCCGAGTGCTCGGCCGAGTACTCCGCCGACTACTCGGTGAGCTTGCCGTCGGACCCCGAGCATGGCGTGGGGCGGACCCACGAGGTGACGGTGCGCAGCTCGGgcccctgcctctgcctcccGCGTTTCATGCGTCTCACCTTCGCTCCCGAGTCCCTGGAGAACCTCTACCAGACTTATTTCCGTCGCCAACGCCACGAGACCCTCCTGGTGCTGGTGGTCTTCGCCGCTCTCTTCGACTGCTACGTCCTCGTCATGTGCGCCGTGGTCTACGCCGCCGACAAGCTGGCCCCGGTGCTGGCGGCGGTGGCCGGGCTGGTCGCCCACGTGTTGCTCTTCATCCTTTGCAAGTACAGGCTGCTCCCCGAGCGGGTGGCCCGCAGGTTCCTGCCCTACGTCCTCTGGGTCCTCATCTTGGCCCAGATCTTCTGCTACCTGGGTCTCAACTTCTCCCGCTCGCCCGAAGCCAGCGACACGGTGGGCTGGCAGGCTTTCTTCGTCTTCTCCTTCTTCATCACACTGCCGCTGCGCTTGGCGCCCATCGTGCTCATCACCGCCGTCTCCTGTGGCATTCACACGCTGGTGCTCGGTGTCACCGTCGCCCAGCAGCGACAGGATGCCCTGGATGAGGGTGCGCTGCTGAGACAG ATCCTGTCCAACGTTGCCATCTACCTTTGTGCCATCACGGTGGGCACCATGTCCTACTACATGGCCGACCGCAAGCACCGCAAAGCCTTCCTCGAAGCGCGCCAGTCCCTCGAGGTCAAGCTCAACCTggaggagcagagccagcagcag GAGCGGCTGATGCTCTCCATCCTGCCCAAGCACGTGGCTGATGAGATGCTGAAGGACATGAAGAAGGACCCGAGCCAGAAGGAGATGCAGCAGTTCAACACCATGTACATGTACCGCCACGAGAACGTCAG CATCCTCTTCGCGGACATCGTGGGCTTCACCCAGCTCTCCTCGTCCTGCAGCGCCCAGGAGCTGGTGAAGCTCCTCAACGAGCTTTTCGCCCGCTTCGACAAGCTGGCAGCC AAATACCACCAGCTGCGCATCAAGATCCTGGGCGACTGCTACTACTGCATCTGCGGGCTGCCCGAGTATCGGGAGGACCACGCCGTCTGCTCCATCATGATGGGGCTGGCCATGGTGGAGGCCATTTC CTACGTGCGGGAGAAGACCAAGACGGCGGTGGACATGCGGGTGGGGGTGCACAGCGGGACGGTGCTGGGGGGCGTGCTGGGCCAGAAGCGCTGGCAGTACGACGTGTGGTCCACCGATGTCACTGTGGCCAACAAGATGGAGGCGGGGGGCATCCCCGG GCGGGTGCACATCTCGCAGAGCACCATGGATTGCCTGAAGGGTGAGTTTGAGGTGGAGCCGGGTGAAGGTGGCTCACGCTGCGAGTACCTGAAGGAGAAGGGCATCGTCACCTACCTCGTTGTGGTCCCCAAGCAGCCCCTGCGCAACGGCATCAATGGGGTG AAGCTGTCTCTGACCTCGTCCCGTGGTGGTTCCCCGCCATTGGTCAACACCAAGGAGCGCAACGGCAGCCTCAGCCTGGCCTGCGCCAGCCCCGAGGAGCCCGAGGAGCCTGACGCCAGGGTGAGGGGCGCCCTGGAGAGCGgagaggaggatggagag GCGGTGAACCCCTCCTTCCCCAACCCTCGGCGCCGGCTGCGGCTGCGGGACCTGGCCGAGCGGGTGATCGACGCCTCGCAGAACGAGCAGGAACTCAACAAGCTGCTCAACGAAGCCTTGCTGGAACGCGAGTCCGTCCAGGC GCTGAAGGGGAAGAGCACCTTCCGGCTCTCCATGCGCTTCATTGACCCCGAGATGGAGACGCGCTACTCggtggagaaggagaagcagagcgGGGCCGCCTTCAGCTGCTCCTGCGTTGTCCTCTTCTTCACCGCCTTGGTGGAGGTCTTCATCGACCCCTG GTTGGTGGCCAACTACGTGACCTTTGTGGTGGGGGAGATCCTGCTGCTCATCCTCACCCTCTGCTCGTTGGCTGCCATCTTCCCCCGG GTCTTCCCCAAAAAGCTCGTGGCCTTCTCCACCTGGATTGACAGGACTCGCTGGGCGCGCAACACCTGGGCCATGGCCGCCATCATCATCGTCACCATGGCCGACATCGTGGACATG CTCAGCTGCCGGCAGGACCACGGTGGGACGGGCAACGGGACAGCAGGGCCACCATGGCCAgatggctgcagggagcagcccaAGTACTACAGCTACATTGCCCTGCTGGCCTTGGTGGCCACCATCATGCTGGTGCAGGTCAGCCACATGGTCAAGCTGACCCTCATGGTGCTGATCACCGGGGCCACCGGTGCCGTCAACATCTACGCCTGGGAGCACATCTTTGACCAGTACGACCGCCGCCGTGGCCAGCAAAGCAC CAGGTCCTCGCTGGTCCCATCCAAGTACTCCATGACCGCGATGATCTTCATCGTGATGCTCAGCTTCTACTACTTCTCTCGCCAC GTGGAGAAGCTGGCCAGGACCCTCTTCCTCTGGAAGATTGATGTCCACGACCAGAAGGAGCGGGTCTATGAGATGCGGCGCTGGAACGAGGCCCTTGTCACCAACATGCTACCCGAGCATGTGGCCCGGCACTTCCTGGGCTCCAAGAAGCGTGACGAG GAGCTCTACAGCCAGTCCTACGATGAGATCGGTGTCATGTTTGCCTCCCTCCCCAACTTTGCCGACTTCTACACGGAGGAGAGCATCAACAACGGGGGCATCGAGTGCCTGCGGTTCCTCAACGAGATCATCTCCGACTTTGACGCG CTCCTGGATGAACCCCAATTCCGGTGCATCACCAAAATCAAAACCATTGGCAGCACCTACATGGCAGCTTCTGGAGTGACCCCCGATGCCAACGCCAACGGCTACAGCGCCAAG AAGGAGACTCTCTCGGATAAGGAGCGCTGGCAGCACTTGGCCGACCTGGCTGACTTTGCTTTAGCCATGAAGGTGACGCTGATGAACATCAACTACCAGTCCTTCAACAACTTCATGCTCCGCATAG GTATGAACAAGGGGGCCGTGCTGGCAGGTGTCATCGGCGCCCGCAAGCCACACTACGACATCTGGGGCAACACGGTGAACGTGGCCAGCAGGATGGAGTCCACCGGCGTGATGGGGAACATACAG GTGGTGGAGGAGACCCACCTCATCCTGAAGGAGTACGGCTTCCGCTTCGTGCGCCGGGGAGCCATCTACGTCAAGGGCAAAGGGGAGCTGCTCACTTTCTTCCTCAAGGGCCGGGAGAAGCAGGGCTCTTTCGTGAACGGCTCCTCCGTCACCCTGCCCCATCAGGTGGTGGACAACTCATGA
- the ADCY3 gene encoding adenylate cyclase type 3 isoform X2 — translation MPRNRAFSEPECSAEYSADYSVSLPSDPEHGVGRTHEVTVRSSGPCLCLPRFMRLTFAPESLENLYQTYFRRQRHETLLVLVVFAALFDCYVLVMCAVVYAADKLAPVLAAVAGLVAHVLLFILCKYRLLPERVARRFLPYVLWVLILAQIFCYLGLNFSRSPEASDTVGWQAFFVFSFFITLPLRLAPIVLITAVSCGIHTLVLGVTVAQQRQDALDEGALLRQILSNVAIYLCAITVGTMSYYMADRKHRKAFLEARQSLEVKLNLEEQSQQQERLMLSILPKHVADEMLKDMKKDPSQKEMQQFNTMYMYRHENVSILFADIVGFTQLSSSCSAQELVKLLNELFARFDKLAAKYHQLRIKILGDCYYCICGLPEYREDHAVCSIMMGLAMVEAISYVREKTKTAVDMRVGVHSGTVLGGVLGQKRWQYDVWSTDVTVANKMEAGGIPGRVHISQSTMDCLKGEFEVEPGEGGSRCEYLKEKGIVTYLVVVPKQPLRNGINGVKLSLTSSRGGSPPLVNTKERNGSLSLACASPEEPEEPDARVRGALESGEEDGEAVNPSFPNPRRRLRLRDLAERVIDASQNEQELNKLLNEALLERESVQALKGKSTFRLSMRFIDPEMETRYSVEKEKQSGAAFSCSCVVLFFTALVEVFIDPWLVANYVTFVVGEILLLILTLCSLAAIFPRVFPKKLVAFSTWIDRTRWARNTWAMAAIIIVTMADIVDMLSCRQDHGGTGNGTAGPPWPDGCREQPKYYSYIALLALVATIMLVQVSHMVKLTLMVLITGATGAVNIYAWEHIFDQYDRRRGQQSTSSLVPSKYSMTAMIFIVMLSFYYFSRHVEKLARTLFLWKIDVHDQKERVYEMRRWNEALVTNMLPEHVARHFLGSKKRDEELYSQSYDEIGVMFASLPNFADFYTEESINNGGIECLRFLNEIISDFDALLDEPQFRCITKIKTIGSTYMAASGVTPDANANGYSAKKETLSDKERWQHLADLADFALAMKVTLMNINYQSFNNFMLRIGMNKGAVLAGVIGARKPHYDIWGNTVNVASRMESTGVMGNIQVVEETHLILKEYGFRFVRRGAIYVKGKGELLTFFLKGREKQGSFVNGSSVTLPHQVVDNS, via the exons ATGCCCCGGAACAGGGCTTTTTCAGAGCCCGAGTGCTCGGCCGAGTACTCCGCCGACTACTCGGTGAGCTTGCCGTCGGACCCCGAGCATGGCGTGGGGCGGACCCACGAGGTGACGGTGCGCAGCTCGGgcccctgcctctgcctcccGCGTTTCATGCGTCTCACCTTCGCTCCCGAGTCCCTGGAGAACCTCTACCAGACTTATTTCCGTCGCCAACGCCACGAGACCCTCCTGGTGCTGGTGGTCTTCGCCGCTCTCTTCGACTGCTACGTCCTCGTCATGTGCGCCGTGGTCTACGCCGCCGACAAGCTGGCCCCGGTGCTGGCGGCGGTGGCCGGGCTGGTCGCCCACGTGTTGCTCTTCATCCTTTGCAAGTACAGGCTGCTCCCCGAGCGGGTGGCCCGCAGGTTCCTGCCCTACGTCCTCTGGGTCCTCATCTTGGCCCAGATCTTCTGCTACCTGGGTCTCAACTTCTCCCGCTCGCCCGAAGCCAGCGACACGGTGGGCTGGCAGGCTTTCTTCGTCTTCTCCTTCTTCATCACACTGCCGCTGCGCTTGGCGCCCATCGTGCTCATCACCGCCGTCTCCTGTGGCATTCACACGCTGGTGCTCGGTGTCACCGTCGCCCAGCAGCGACAGGATGCCCTGGATGAGGGTGCGCTGCTGAGACAG ATCCTGTCCAACGTTGCCATCTACCTTTGTGCCATCACGGTGGGCACCATGTCCTACTACATGGCCGACCGCAAGCACCGCAAAGCCTTCCTCGAAGCGCGCCAGTCCCTCGAGGTCAAGCTCAACCTggaggagcagagccagcagcag GAGCGGCTGATGCTCTCCATCCTGCCCAAGCACGTGGCTGATGAGATGCTGAAGGACATGAAGAAGGACCCGAGCCAGAAGGAGATGCAGCAGTTCAACACCATGTACATGTACCGCCACGAGAACGTCAG CATCCTCTTCGCGGACATCGTGGGCTTCACCCAGCTCTCCTCGTCCTGCAGCGCCCAGGAGCTGGTGAAGCTCCTCAACGAGCTTTTCGCCCGCTTCGACAAGCTGGCAGCC AAATACCACCAGCTGCGCATCAAGATCCTGGGCGACTGCTACTACTGCATCTGCGGGCTGCCCGAGTATCGGGAGGACCACGCCGTCTGCTCCATCATGATGGGGCTGGCCATGGTGGAGGCCATTTC CTACGTGCGGGAGAAGACCAAGACGGCGGTGGACATGCGGGTGGGGGTGCACAGCGGGACGGTGCTGGGGGGCGTGCTGGGCCAGAAGCGCTGGCAGTACGACGTGTGGTCCACCGATGTCACTGTGGCCAACAAGATGGAGGCGGGGGGCATCCCCGG GCGGGTGCACATCTCGCAGAGCACCATGGATTGCCTGAAGGGTGAGTTTGAGGTGGAGCCGGGTGAAGGTGGCTCACGCTGCGAGTACCTGAAGGAGAAGGGCATCGTCACCTACCTCGTTGTGGTCCCCAAGCAGCCCCTGCGCAACGGCATCAATGGGGTG AAGCTGTCTCTGACCTCGTCCCGTGGTGGTTCCCCGCCATTGGTCAACACCAAGGAGCGCAACGGCAGCCTCAGCCTGGCCTGCGCCAGCCCCGAGGAGCCCGAGGAGCCTGACGCCAGGGTGAGGGGCGCCCTGGAGAGCGgagaggaggatggagag GCGGTGAACCCCTCCTTCCCCAACCCTCGGCGCCGGCTGCGGCTGCGGGACCTGGCCGAGCGGGTGATCGACGCCTCGCAGAACGAGCAGGAACTCAACAAGCTGCTCAACGAAGCCTTGCTGGAACGCGAGTCCGTCCAGGC GCTGAAGGGGAAGAGCACCTTCCGGCTCTCCATGCGCTTCATTGACCCCGAGATGGAGACGCGCTACTCggtggagaaggagaagcagagcgGGGCCGCCTTCAGCTGCTCCTGCGTTGTCCTCTTCTTCACCGCCTTGGTGGAGGTCTTCATCGACCCCTG GTTGGTGGCCAACTACGTGACCTTTGTGGTGGGGGAGATCCTGCTGCTCATCCTCACCCTCTGCTCGTTGGCTGCCATCTTCCCCCGG GTCTTCCCCAAAAAGCTCGTGGCCTTCTCCACCTGGATTGACAGGACTCGCTGGGCGCGCAACACCTGGGCCATGGCCGCCATCATCATCGTCACCATGGCCGACATCGTGGACATG CTCAGCTGCCGGCAGGACCACGGTGGGACGGGCAACGGGACAGCAGGGCCACCATGGCCAgatggctgcagggagcagcccaAGTACTACAGCTACATTGCCCTGCTGGCCTTGGTGGCCACCATCATGCTGGTGCAGGTCAGCCACATGGTCAAGCTGACCCTCATGGTGCTGATCACCGGGGCCACCGGTGCCGTCAACATCTACGCCTGGGAGCACATCTTTGACCAGTACGACCGCCGCCGTGGCCAGCAAAGCAC GTCCTCGCTGGTCCCATCCAAGTACTCCATGACCGCGATGATCTTCATCGTGATGCTCAGCTTCTACTACTTCTCTCGCCAC GTGGAGAAGCTGGCCAGGACCCTCTTCCTCTGGAAGATTGATGTCCACGACCAGAAGGAGCGGGTCTATGAGATGCGGCGCTGGAACGAGGCCCTTGTCACCAACATGCTACCCGAGCATGTGGCCCGGCACTTCCTGGGCTCCAAGAAGCGTGACGAG GAGCTCTACAGCCAGTCCTACGATGAGATCGGTGTCATGTTTGCCTCCCTCCCCAACTTTGCCGACTTCTACACGGAGGAGAGCATCAACAACGGGGGCATCGAGTGCCTGCGGTTCCTCAACGAGATCATCTCCGACTTTGACGCG CTCCTGGATGAACCCCAATTCCGGTGCATCACCAAAATCAAAACCATTGGCAGCACCTACATGGCAGCTTCTGGAGTGACCCCCGATGCCAACGCCAACGGCTACAGCGCCAAG AAGGAGACTCTCTCGGATAAGGAGCGCTGGCAGCACTTGGCCGACCTGGCTGACTTTGCTTTAGCCATGAAGGTGACGCTGATGAACATCAACTACCAGTCCTTCAACAACTTCATGCTCCGCATAG GTATGAACAAGGGGGCCGTGCTGGCAGGTGTCATCGGCGCCCGCAAGCCACACTACGACATCTGGGGCAACACGGTGAACGTGGCCAGCAGGATGGAGTCCACCGGCGTGATGGGGAACATACAG GTGGTGGAGGAGACCCACCTCATCCTGAAGGAGTACGGCTTCCGCTTCGTGCGCCGGGGAGCCATCTACGTCAAGGGCAAAGGGGAGCTGCTCACTTTCTTCCTCAAGGGCCGGGAGAAGCAGGGCTCTTTCGTGAACGGCTCCTCCGTCACCCTGCCCCATCAGGTGGTGGACAACTCATGA